AGTATTTGATTCGCGCATCAGCCTATCCGCGACACCCCGCGTTGCGCTGCCACAAACATCCAGCGCGGAGCCATCTGCATTCCAAAACATCAAGCGCGCAACGTCATCATCGCAATCGAGCACCACCGCGAGTTGATTGAATCCGATTCCCCGGTTCCGATCACCCAATCGCCGAGCCAAGGTACTTGTCATTGGATTGGCCGAGTTTCGCAAGTCCACAACAACGAAGTCATCGCCATTGGCGTGCATTTTATGAAAGCTCAGCGGCATAAATTGATCCTGGTGGCGAGGCATGGGGTGAATTGATATTTAAAGGCAATCCAGCCCCATTCGCATAGACGTGGACCCGCCAGAATAGCGGGTCCGAAAGGGGTGATCAGAGTTTCGGCAACTGCCCGATGCGCCCGAACATTTCGGTCACGATCTGCAGGTCCAGCAGGAACTGGTCGACGGTCTTGAACTCGTTGTCGTTGTGGCCGGTGTACTTGAGCTCGGGCCTGGCCAGGCCGAACTGCACGCCATTGGGCAGCTCATGGACCGAGGTGGCGCCGGCAGAGGTGCCAAACTTGTGTTCCATGCCAAGGTTTTCGCTGGACACGGCCAGCAGGGCCTTGACCCATTCACCCTCAGGATTGCGGTGCATTGGCTCGGCGATCGAGTAGTCAAAGGCCGGCTCAATGTGGGTCTTCTTGCTCCAGGCGCCAAGCTTGTCGGCGATTTCGGTCTTGAGCACTTCTGGGGATTTGCCCTTCGGCACGCGCAGGTTGACCGCGAGCTTGAAGGCTTTTTCATCCATCCCGACATAGGTCAGGGAGGTGGTCAGCGGTCCCATGAAGGCATCGGAAAAACCAACCCCTAATTTGCCTCCCAGGTAGTCCAGTCCCCAGTTATCGGCGGCGTAGCGGGCGGCGTCGGTAATGTGGTTGTGTTTGAGCGCAACCTTCCCGTCGAGGCTGTTGATGAAGTCCAGCATCCTTGCCACCGGGTTGATGCCTGACTCGGGCTCGGAGGAGTGGGCGGAAACGCCGGTGACCGTCAGCTGGACGTCCTTGCCGACGACCTTGGCGGTCACCTCGAAGTCGCCGCCATTGCGCTTGGCATAATCAGTACCGGCTTTCTGCAGGCTGGCGGCCAATTCGGCAGGCTTGTCACTCAACAAGGTGGCGACTGAAGTCGATGGAATCTGGTTGGTTGCCAGGCCGCCGGTCATTGAGGTGATTTCAGCGCCTTTGCCCTCTGCGGCTCGCCGGGCAAAGTTCGCCATGACGGTGCCGTAGCCTTTCTCGGCAATCACCACCGGATAGCCGCCATCCAGCGCCAGGTTGTAGTTGGGTGTCGGGTTGTGTTCGAAGTAATAGGGGATG
The Pseudomonas lini DNA segment above includes these coding regions:
- a CDS encoding dipeptidase, whose protein sequence is MDFSFKHLATTTLILASLSSITTSAHANITPQQSATILKTFSDASVTDFRQFLGRLAKSDLAKTNDLGPAISAFQSNKTLSPEQQNEIHRLLGLYARVKYGNAATETLRELVAIPTFRVDGVAQHDNPEFIKIADKLKGLAQAFNLNFRNIDNRVYEISLAGNGDEVVGIHAHADVVPVTPENWVLKDGTRLDPFKVTLVGDRMYGRGTEDDKNGIVVALYAMKIIKEEKLPLARNFKLLVDTTEETTGDAIPYYFEHNPTPNYNLALDGGYPVVIAEKGYGTVMANFARRAAEGKGAEITSMTGGLATNQIPSTSVATLLSDKPAELAASLQKAGTDYAKRNGGDFEVTAKVVGKDVQLTVTGVSAHSSEPESGINPVARMLDFINSLDGKVALKHNHITDAARYAADNWGLDYLGGKLGVGFSDAFMGPLTTSLTYVGMDEKAFKLAVNLRVPKGKSPEVLKTEIADKLGAWSKKTHIEPAFDYSIAEPMHRNPEGEWVKALLAVSSENLGMEHKFGTSAGATSVHELPNGVQFGLARPELKYTGHNDNEFKTVDQFLLDLQIVTEMFGRIGQLPKL